In the Diorhabda sublineata isolate icDioSubl1.1 chromosome 10, icDioSubl1.1, whole genome shotgun sequence genome, GGTGAATTATTATACAGGGGTATTTTAATGAATTCGAATAAACGACGTTAATAACTTTCGAGGGGTGTTTCAATTTTTGGAAGTACCCTCgtacatgaaattttcaaaaaaaaaacaatattttcttcaattaggTACTATACAGTGGCATCAAAATGAACTTTTCGAATCCCCCTTGTacataagatttttttctaaaaaatagtACAACTCTCAAAATAGCGTTTTTGCTCAATCCAACACTTTACGAAGAGTAATTtaatgaatttgatatttttaggttctataataaacgaaattatttttagtagtACCCCGGTACgtataattttcgttaaaaaatattaataattatgattttatttaattaatcgCTGTAAAAAGATATatgatttaatttgaaactatagactattaaaatttcgaaaacattAACGGAAAGTTACTATACGAGggtgattaaataaatttggaacCGAAAAATTCGTACAGACAAggtgtataaacaaaaaatcagtttattcctcgaaaataatgatttttttctctattttagtATACATTTATAAGATTTAATCGTAATTATTTTGTATAGTACTAATTTGAAACTTTAAATATTAGCAGTACCGTTTTAAAGAATCATCCGTTCTTTACTGTAGAGTACATTGCGTAAAAAATcagtacaaatatttaaaaaaattttctcctttGACATGCGAAAgccacatttttttatatatatatactaataTCATACAACCAAATGTTAAGTTCTAGTAATTTTAAATGGTGTGTACTCAACTGTCAGGTGTTGACGTATCTATCATAAAATGTAAtgagataataaatatttcaataaaaaaaaaactttttcctattttcctTTCCGAATTCCAggtttttcagaaattttcgatggaaacaaaaaaaatcaatcaactaCCCAGCGCCATTTATACACAACTATCACATCacataattacaaataaaaaccaCGATATTAaacaatgttgtcaaatatttgtactataataaataaagatcTACAAATATATCTAAATCCGGCAacactgtagtttatttttgatttgaaataacttGACAAGTGACAGGTCttagtaattttatataatagtgTTTACTCAACTGTCAGGGGCAATGTTGCCAATTATTTCTTCCAAAAGATCAACAATGATTTCTAGTCACTGTCACTTGACAGGTAAAGTTAACGAAGACGTTAATTCTTTTATCTAAACATGCGTCCAACAGTATAATTGTATGTGTTGTTTTAGTCCTGGTTATTTGACAGAAAAACTGGATAGTGTAGAAAACAATATTCAAACCACTGTTAACTTATATAGGTAAACACTTACTTAAATCTCGAAATTCTACAATTTATGAATGAGAATCGTAAAACATTAGTATGTGAGTAGGGTGTAGACACGTACACTGCGTCCCAAATGATCTATTGTCTTCTGTAGTCACATAAAACTaaccttgaataaaaattagttgaaacgGCATAATGTAAATAACGgaaatattatctatttttatttcatacagTTTGAGGTTAAATACTTCATGCGAAGCATATAATGCAAATAGTACATCGaggtaattaataaaatcgatacTATGTCATTTACGAACCTGTCAAATATCGATTATACGTCGTTTTTTAGAATCGATGTTTTTCATAACACTATTCCGCCCTGTCAATATATATCTACACATATAAATAGGTACAATACAAATCACAGTTTATTATAATTCGtgtgattttgatttaaaataaatattttttcgatattatataTAGAAAGTATTCATAACtatggtaataaaaaaaatcaataacctGTCAAAAATCCACAATATCGATTATTCATCGtttaaaatcgataattttcaTAGTACAATTTTTCGCCCTGTCAATCTATATGTACACACATAGACAAATATAATATCACTAACAGtgaatcataatttatttaaatttggatgaaaattaataatttttcgatattatacataaaacagtttattatatAACACCTAAAAGCATCAATCTCATAACGTAAAACAAACATATGATAATAAAATCTTTGTATGAGGGATACTCCTGGGCtgtgtttccaatttttttctgaacAAGTTCattataaccatttttttcgtagtttttttataaacgcGTAAACATTGTTGAAATAGTAAAATACTAGAGAAAATTATAGTGtctcgataaaaaaatagtaacaattATGAAAccaatatccattttttttacatcTTATAAGTAATATACTTGTTATCCCATAATTATGTTGATAAtgtctgaaaatatttaaattttgatatttataatatgaatGATGACTCgatttcaatttcaaactttctacatatactaaaaataaattatcatatttgatgatacaataattatttacctAATTTATTTGACAACTAACCTCTTATAAAGTTCACTTTTCAACTTTTCGCGAATGCTCGTGACACTTATccacttttttatcaattctctattatataattcaattaaattatcaataataatttgttctaaAACATTTATTACTACAACTATAACACAACAATTATTACACCAAACAATAATAAAGTACCGCTCTTACAAAATGGCAGCTGCGCTTGTCATATAGGGAGAAGGGATAATAGACCTTAATGTCAACAACTGAtatgtttataacaaattttcttattgatttttctagacagttttttcaaactattcataataaaattgttattttcagttttattaaaatgaaacatCACTGTGTTTTAACAAAGttcgttattattttctttattattattattataatcacaAACGGTCTATTCGCACTTGCAGCCAACTTCACGACGTATCTATTAATATGTTGCCGTGTTGCCGATTACTcttagaacaaaaataatttttataaacaaaataatatgcTAATAATACTTGCAATGttcaaaacataataaattaaaaagaatattatgTATTCACCTATTTAAATCgtattataattaattcaattctaaaaataagcagttatttttcatttgaaataaagtttaCGAATTCACGTTTGATTCGAAAGTAAAAGTAATCTCATAAATAGTTTAaacattatataattatattcattgaCATTTTTTACCGATAAAATACAGCTTTCACGCCAAAGTAGTTGTTAAACAGCTGTACTATTAACATCCAACATCAAATATCTTGATATCTCCTActaagttacattttttttttaaaatcggtttcattagaaatttaaaatttttatatatgaaataaagaaCCAATTAGAAAAAAAGACATTTACGTATATGCACCTCACACGAGAGACTAACGTCTGTGTTTTCCTCTTTCAATAACCTTGGGTTTTAATCTACCGAAACAACAACAAATCATCACTAAAGAGAACAGTTACAAACAATCCTTCGTATAGGAAAGAAGCACATTAAAAGAATTGCACCGCAAAAGTCACGTTCGGAGTAGTTCGATAAAAAAGATGGTACCGTTCGTCTGCTTATTAGTCGTAGGGTTAAGTGGGTCAGTCGTGTCGGCTCCAGTTTCAGGTCGAAGGGATCAATATTATACAACCAAATACGATCACGTCGATGTAGAGATGATTTTGAGTAATAGAAGATTGGTTTATTATTACACGGCGTGTATACTCAATAAAGGGCCGTGCTCGCCCGAAGGACTAGAATTTAAAAGTAagaaatttcgatttatttgatttttttttttttaatataaaacaatggaaaattatAATGGAGTTTTAAACGTATAAAATAATGACGTGAGATTAATTATAGtgataatgttaataattttaaatagctttaataaatattttaaagcattaattaaatgacaaaaaaaaaaaataaagatgcTCTCctcatttaaatattgaataaacaaacGGAAAAATCTTGACAAACTAGTtatttattgcttttatttcaaaaaaacatataaagaaGCATAAGAtgatatttttgtgaattaatttgatattaatcAAAAGGCACGTTTTTTAATGTTTCTGTAATACTTAAAACGAGAAAGTGAAATCTCGAAATTATGTAAAACTACAAAGTTGAGGTTAAAAATATATCACGTTCTTGAAAAACTCACGCAAAtacaattaattgaaatttttatatatatatatatatatatatatatatatatatatatatatatatatatatatatataaaagacaTTCAAAGAGGCGACAAAATTTCAGCAATAATAAAGTTATATTCGAACCACCCTCGTATGTATTCCTATAATTCACTATTTTTCAACGTATTTTaccaataatttgaatattcatatccccaatcgatttttttcgaaaagtaaaCTTCTAGTCCGACTCTGTTTGTATCATAGAACGGGCACTAGTTCTATGGAAACAATCCGTTCAATCGAGATTTTATTCGAATCGATTCCGGGGAAATTTCAGGTCTGTtgcttaataataaaattgtttattgcaaaattccggtttatattcgAACCACCCTCGTATGTAGTCCTATAATTCACTATTTTTCAACGTATTTTaccaataatttgaatattcatatccccaatcgatttttttcgaaaagtaaaCTTCTAGTCCGACTCTGTTTGTATCATAGAACGGGCACTAGTTCTATGGAAACAATCCGTTCAATCGAGATTTTATTCGAATCGATTCCGGGGAAATTTCAAGTCTGTTACTTAAtagtaaaaatgtttattgcaaaattccggtttatattcgAACCACCCTCGTATGTATTCCTATAATTCACTATTTTTCAACGTATTTTaccaataatttgaatattcatatccccaatcgatttttttcgaaaagtaaaCTTCTAGTCCGACTCTGTTTGTATCATAGAACGGGCACTAGTTCTATGGAAACAATCCGTTCAATCGAGATTTTATTCGAATCGATTCCGGGGAAATTTCAGGTCTGTtgcttaataataaaattgtttattgcaAAATTCCTGTTTATATTCGAACCACCCTCGTATGTATTCCTATAATTCACTATTTTTCAACGTATTTTaccaataatttgaatattcatatccccaatcgatttttttcgaaaagtaaaCTTCTAGTCCGACTCTGTTTGTATCATAGAACGGGCACTAGTTCTATGGAAACAATCCGTTCAATCGAGATTTTATTCGAATCGATTCCGGGGAAATTTCAAGTCTGTTAGTTAAtagtaaaaatgtttattgcaaaattccggtttatattcgAACCACCCTCGTATGTATTCCTATAATTCACTATTTTTCAACGTATTTTaccaataatttgaatattcatatccccaatcgatttttttcgaaaagtaaaCTTCTAGTCCGACTCTGTTTGTATCATATAACGGGCACTAGTTCTATGGAAACAATCCGTTCAATCGAGATTTTATTCGAATCGATTCCAGCGAAATATCGAGTTGCCTAATGACACATAGACAACCGAAATAAAATTAGTCTAATGAATTcgataaaattatgaaagaaacaAGGTTTTGCATAGATTTTCAAGATTCCGGAAACGATAATATAGAAACTGGAAATACAAATCTCATAACGAATCTACTAAACGAATTATATCTGGTATATGTGTCTTTGTAGGAATAAAAAGATGTGCAACGCACGTATTTCGTCAAGGTAGTTTTATAAATGGTTTTAAcaaaagaaatgtttaaaaaaaagactcataatttataaaataaaaaaatatatataacgtTCATTAAATGATTCTAATTTACGAGGAATTTTCGTTGGTTAATCTCGGCATTCATAAAATAAGGTTAGAATGTGacctatattttttattttctttgtttattatttattttatagaaaaacctCCGTTTAATAAATAGCgatatttgagaaaaactaatttttttccagttgttggtgattaaatcaattacaaacAAAGGAAAGGAAAATAACTTTATAACCTTATAAGATCGtccctgtttatttttttaatgcacATCATTCTcagaatgaataattttgaataaattcttcCTAATCAATTTGcaaattatatgaatttatttaagCAGATGACctcgatgatttttttatattatttcggCTCTAACATCTACATATTTAATTTCCGGCCTAACAAAGaaacacataaataaaaaattaataccatgttttgaaaatgtttgttgAATTGATTaagtcttttttttttcgtaattttagtaatttttttttgtttttatgggTAGTATAACTTGTTTTATaaactgtaacaaaaaaaagagCACGTTAAACAGGTTTTTTTGATTATAGCCTATAGTATAACAAACTAAAACTGAAATTAGTCAGCTATATAATcgctttatttttatttcatataaagtAGTAGAAATCTAAATACTACATCGTTTGAACGatttaaatatgtttaaaaatgtcaaaaaaatatattatatatgaagAATTATATACGAGGGTCGTTTGACGAAGTAGTTTTTCAAATTCGACTTTTCATTTGTCTAAAATGGACAAAGTTTGGATACAGAAACTGATGAAATTTACAAACGAGGAATTGAAGTAACataatttcgttaattttttctataataatgaGGAAacatcaattaaaaaatgaCGTTGCCGAACGatcagtataaaaaaatttatccaacAACGAAAACAATTTCTGTTATGTGGATTTTAAAATCAATCAGACAGATGACGTTAGCAATATGGCGGAAATCAACTATCTGTCAGTTTTGTTAcattttgacagatgacgttAGCAATATGGCGGAAATCAACTATCTGTCAGGTTCATGTTAcattttgacagatgacgttAGCAATATGGCGAAAACAAACTATCTGTCAGATTCACGTTAcattttgacagatgacgtcAGCAATATGGCGAAAATCAACTATCTGTCAGTTTTGTTAcattttgacagatgacgttAGCAATATGGCGGAAATCAACTATCTGTCAGGTTCATGTTAcattttgacagatgacgttAGCAATATGGCGAAAACAAACTATCTGTCAGGTTCATGTTAcattttgacagatgacgttAGCAATATGGCGGAAATCAACTATCTGTCAGGTTCATGTTAcattttgacagatgacgttAGCAATATGGCGGAAATCAACTATCTGTCAGGTTCATGTTAcattttgacagatgacgttAGCAATATGGCGAAAACAAACTATCTGTCAGATTCACGTTAcattttgacagatgacgtcAGCAATATGGCGAAAATCAACTATCTGTCAGTTTTGTTAcattttgacagatgacgttAGCAATATGGCGGAAATCAACTATCTGTCAGGTTCATTTTAcattttgacagatgacgttAGCAATATGGCGAAAACAAACTATCTGTCAGGTTCACGTTAcattttgacagatgacgttAGCAATATGGCGAAAATCAACTATCTGTCAGGTTCATGTTAcattttgacagatgacgttAGCAATATGGCGGAAATCAACTATCTGTCAGGTTCATGTTAcattttgacagatgacgttAGCAATATGGCGAAAACAAACTATCTGTCAGATTCACGTTAcattttgacagatgacgtcAGCAATATGGCGAAAATCAACTATCTGTCAGTTTTGTTAcattttgacagatgacgttAGCAATATGGCGGAAATCAACTATCTGTCAGGTTCATGTTAcattttgacagatgacgttAGCAATATGACGGAAATCAACTATAACCACCGTAGCGTTAATGCGGTAGACGGAATGAACGCGAACATGACGCGCTGTAGAtgttcataaatatcaaaaatacaacGGAAATTTAAAGCTAACATGACTCGCTAagaaacataaccttaaaagtgCATATATGTCAAGATTTTTTAAACGGTCATGGACGTCTGTTTATCACTTTAATCGCCTCCGTTTGACATTCGGATAAATGATCAGGAAGAATATTTAAGATACTGCCGTGATATTATTCATTAGTTGGCAACACtgaattattattacattataaCAACGTAATTCGGtattaagttattttcaaactgtCGCACCTCTATACCTATTCGATTGaaatacgttaaaaaaatattttaatcaattattattgttgtttgaaaataaagtttttcacgTCAAATTTTTACTGCATTCGAATATCTTTCAGAACTTATACCGGACGCGTTACGAACCAACTGCAAACGATGTacggaaaaacaaaaaatcgcCACCGTTCAAGCCATAAAAGGTTTAATGAACAGATACGAAACCGTCTGGGAACAACTCAAAGCCGAATGGGACCCCGACGATCTATACGTAAAAAAATTCCTCGAAACTCACGGCGACAGCGCCCTCGTCGCCAATCCGAACGTCATTTCGAACAGATTCGACAACGACGATTCCTCCGATCAAACACAATCGTCGTCGAATTCGACTACGACTCGAATCGAATCAACTACGTCTGTTTACACTAATGTAGGGATAAATTCGCGTCCAGTACCGGCTCTAGATCCCGCAATTGCGCCATTGGCAAACTCGATAGGAGAAAGCATTAGGGCTACGGTAAGTTTTGGGAATAACATTGTTAAGAAGGTTATTAAAGATATAGAAACAATTGGTAATACTGTTGTTACGACTGGAAATCGTATCGCCGGGAATATACGGAACGTTGTACGAGAAGCCGCAAGACCTCGAAAGAAcgttcaaaatatataattataatttttctattgttattaatatttttttttatttttatatgtatatatcaatttttttaagatatttacaggatactaataataaaatatcttgtattctagatacttttttattaccaacattataaaactaaaatatttgcgaaaaaaaaagtttcaatactCCCCTCGTAACTATCATCCAACATAAATAGTCTCTCTTAATAAACTTTTGATTTCGTtgataatatacgaggtgtaatCAAAGAGtactgtttttaattatttcaacttatatatcttaaataaacgaaaaatgtattattttcgaaaaaaaaaaccttctaAATGAGACAGATATAATACGTCGTTTGCTCATTTTGATTCGTCTCTTAATACCAGCACGAAATTCATAGTTATCCCCCTTGAAACTATACCTTTTTATATCAGATCTAATTTACTTTGTATATGAAACTTgtacgaaaaaaatcgaatgtcatattttttaatcacacctcgtatgtaaataaaatgttgaaactgATTTTTAGCTGTTGATTTCGTAATTTAAAagcaacaaaataattttttattcaaatgtatACGTATAGTAAATTTAGTAGTCCAtcaaatataacctcaaattttccaaaaaacaagaCGTGAATCATATTGTTCGTAACCCAATTCGTGACAAtgtcaaaaaagtaatttttgatgaaaacatTACAagtatataatcaaattttcaccTAACAAAAATGATGACATCATTATATTAAGtatatcactttttttatcGACTTATTCCtatcaaaaacccaaaattctgattttcatatcaattttaCGAGTTAATAAAAACTCCCGatcgttattttcaaatttgtttatcattagtttcaaaaaattttctaatttctatttaatattgaaaacaaggCTAAACAGACAAATACCgagaaataatcaaattcaattaacaatttatcaattatttatcgTTCAATAAACGTTGCAGAAagacatattttcatttcaaaatcaacaacaaactaaaagttttcgaattttgaatagcaaattttaaaattcacttttctcagtgtaataaATACCTCAAGATACATAACCTGTACAAGAACCTATTTGAAATGATATATTATCGTGGCAATAAACTCAAACTTGTCGACATCGAGAATAACCAGAaggtattattttaattagttacgctttgaaataataactactttttggttatatttggctacatctattttttttaacacgATTAGCTTACGGcactattattaataatatatttaaatcaataatcACTAACCTGCAATTGACTAAATTCCAGCTTTTGGTAAGGTAtcgataataatttgaataatagttCCTCCCTGTATATATTGTAgagaatatatcaaatttacCCATATATCTACTAATGGCAACTACCTCGTGTTTACTAACATAATTATTTACATCACTTTAAACGGCTTTAATTCCACTTTTGCTTAACTAACACTATTTTTTCAGATTTATGGAATTTCCCAATTTTGTCATACGTTTAAAGTAAGTCTCATTGTTTTGTTGCATCAACTCACATCGTCAGTTGCAGAGAATTCTGTCAAATTTTTCCTAACCCCTACGAACGGTTAACAACATGGCGGCACTATATTCAAGCGGACACTATTATACCTCATAGGTTATAACAACCAGAAGAAGAGTCTGATTACCATACCAAacgttaatttattattttttagtacatattttttttcgaagtactgaggtttttttttaattttatttttttaacgtacTAACGTGTATACATCGTTGATCACGCAACGAGGGCATGATTCAACTCGAGGCAGGTCCGCATTGAGGATCAATTggtataatatgaaaaattaacgGTGATGTCTCTTTTCTGGGTTTATTTAGgctgtatatataaatttaattgggAATAAGGGCTACGACGGTATATCGACATTATATATGAAacgataatgaaaatatatagaatcgCTAGTAAAAAAATGgcgtttaaaattattaaatctgTAAGTAcagtttaatataaatatttttatattaaaaatgaaacttgtCCATTGctctttattaattttaatttatacgAAATACTTGTCACGTGACTAATtcgtattatataaataacgcttcgaatttacattttaattatttcgaatCTAGTCACATAGGATGCCACTTCAATTTTTGaatgacaaaatatttcaatagtgTAATTGtcagtttattttcaaaaattcaaatacaattatttcataataacaaaacgttgttttattcataaacctcgcgaaaaaatattgttatgaaCTCGTTCACTACATAATCGGTAAAGCCGGTCCAGTTCGATTATGtttctaaaatttaaaatctaaaattggTAGACAAATTTCCcagaaaaactatgaaatttttttataacccATTATAGtcgtttttatataatcaatttcTAGAAATTGTGATAATATAAAATGACGTGATCTAATTTGATTATCATCGAGAGTTAATATAAAAATGCACCATAACACGAGCGCTACGAGTTGCTGATGTTCATTTATATCCACAGTTGTCagactttttttaatgaaattcctATAATTGAGTAATCGGCAAAAAAATACttgagaatttgaaataataacaaaaaataaaattcatccTGTAACTGAAAACGTTTACGTAGCCAAAATGAAAATTCGAGTTGTTTTATGTATCTCATactaatacaaataaaattatctgttcaaaaattctttaaattcatataaaaactcaaagtcTGGCAACATTGTTTATGTGAATATACTTTTACCACTAATACTACCAACCAACGAAATATAAAATCACTATTAATATAGTTTCGAAAGAGGCCAACGTCAATATGTTccataaaaatagaataaaaaagaagaagatttattatatgtttattttagaaaattatcaaagtacCTCATAAGAAAAAATGAGAGTTAATGCAGAAAAAGCAACCAAAtgctttataataaataagaataatagaaatttaagtttcaaaataatattatcaaataagaAAGTAACAACCTCAATCACTACATTTCCGTTTTGATAAAACAGTCGTTACAAACTTCGAAGATAGAGCTTCGCCCCTATGCTGTTACTGCGAGGTACGAGTTTTTCacgattttatttatagttttctttcaaaattggataaaaccatcataaaaaaaaataaaaaaattttctaattagaaTTTATACGAGGGTGATACAATGCATTTGTATTGTTAAATACTGAGGTGAGTTTTAGAATAATGTCATGATTTaacattgaaataattcaaatggtTTTGCTTACGAGGGTAATACAATTGATTAGTTAAACTTGACAATATGGATATTTAACTCCCCTTATCATTCAAACacg is a window encoding:
- the LOC130449635 gene encoding uncharacterized protein LOC130449635 isoform X1 yields the protein MVPFVCLLVVGLSGSVVSAPVSGRRDQYYTTKYDHVDVEMILSNRRLVYYYTACILNKGPCSPEGLEFKKLIPDALRTNCKRCTEKQKIATVQAIKGLMNRYETVWEQLKAEWDPDDLYVKKFLETHGDSALVANPNVISNRFDNDDSSDQTQSSSNSTTTRIESTTSVYTNVGINSRPVPALDPAIAPLANSIGESIRATVSFGNNIVKKVIKDIETIGNTVVTTGNRIAGNIRNVVREAARPRKNVQNI
- the LOC130449635 gene encoding uncharacterized protein LOC130449635 isoform X2 — translated: MVPFVCLLVVGLSGSVVSAPVSGRRDQYYTTKYDHVDVEMILSNRRLVYYYTACILNKGPCSPEGLEFKKLIPDALRTNCKRCTEKQKIATVQAIKGLMNRYETVWEQLKAEWDPDDLYVKKFLETHGDSALVANPNVISNRFDNDDSSDQTQSSSNSTTTRIESTTSVYTNVGINSRPVPALDPAIAPLANSIGESIRATIYGISQFCHTFKVSLIVLLHQLTSSVAENSVKFFLTPTNG